In Cucurbita pepo subsp. pepo cultivar mu-cu-16 chromosome LG10, ASM280686v2, whole genome shotgun sequence, the DNA window aagaaaatgcgGAAAAATGTGAACCACgaaaaggaggaaaagaaaagaaaagaaaaaaagaagtggCGAAATTGGCTCTCGCATGGCGATGGAAAGCTGAGGCATTACCCATCTCTGTGTGTCCACCCAAATGCCTTCTACTTTCAGAAACTCCCATCTTCAAACTTCCAACTCCAATCTTCTAACTTCAATCTAATCTCTCCAAAACCTCAAatccattcattcattcattcaattcCTCTCCCCTCTCTCTCTGGCTACTTCCGCCTCTCCTCCATTCCtcacttctctttcttctttccaccTACTCGGGAAGCCACTCTCGTCTGTTTTCCCCCCACCTCTGATCGAGATTAAAACTCTATCTTCCACTTTCGTCTCCTTCGTTCCCAGGAATGGATTCCGATTTCTGGACCTCCCGCCTCGCCGCCGCCAAACGCCAGTATATGttgcagcagcagcatcatcatcatcatcatcaaaccTCCAACTTAGGTTTAGCAACCCTTccgttttcattttctcatctaccttttttttgttttgtttttttttttttttttttttttttttttttttttttttttNNNNNNNNNNNNNNNNNNNNNNNNNNNNNNNNNNNNNNNNNNNNNNNNNNNNNNNNNNNNNNNNNNNNNNNNNNNNNNNNNNNNNNNNNNNNNNNNNNNNNNNNNNtttttttttttttttttttttttttttttttttttttttttttttttttttttttttttttttttttttgctttctgATTTGTTGATTTGGTTCGGTTTAGATCTGTTGGGAATCGATGATTTGGAGATGGATGATGACGCTCGCCCCCATTTTTCATGTCCTTTTTGCTATGAGAATTTTGACGTTATGTCCCTTTGTTCGCATCTGGAAGACGAACACTCTTGCGAGACAAGAGTCACGGTACGTATTTcctcctttctcttttctgCGTGCAACCAAGTTTATATGCTATTCACCTGGGACTAGGAGGATGAATTTTTCTTCGTGCTATTATGATTGTTTCCGTTTATGCTGACAGCTGCTCGATACTGATGCTGATGCTGAAAGTTTTCAGCGTCTCTACTCGCCTAGGTTCTTTATTAGGCTTACATAAGATTTAtggattttgaaattatagaaaCGATTTCCAGTCTAGTTCATCAGAGATTTTAGCAATTATTGTTCTGGACATTCAGTGGTTATACTTCTGCCAATCCTTGGAAGTTGTTGTGTGGAAGAATTGTTTTAGGttaatcttccattttcttgtgaaattatttttcttcttaccCATTATTCGATGAGATCCCcaaagtattttaagaaactgTGAGGAGAAAGAAGCTCTCACTGTTTCTTGTGCTCTATTTTCTGcatttttaggtttttgttttatgagAAATTAGGCTTCTGCTTAATTTGTATTTGCTTTGCAGGTTTGTCCCATTTGCTCGGTTAAAGTCATGGGGGACATGTTGAGCCATATAACATTGCACCATGGACACTTGTTCAAGATATCCTTTAAATTTGATACTTGTTTTTTCTGAACCCTGTCATTTAAGTGGTATGTTTTGAGGAGGAAGCTATTATTTTCACCATGCCCATCTTGTTTGCTTAACAAAGGACCACCTTCAGAGAGGCTGCAGGTTGCGTAAGATTGCCATCCCCAGCAGTCAGGCATTGTCCCTCTTGAGCCGGGACCTTCGCGAGGCTCATCTGCAGGTGCTTCTTGGGAGCAGTGGGTACCGTACAAGCACCACTAATGGGGCTAATGCAGCTCATGATCCGTTTCTATCATCACTTATTTTGAATTATCCTGCATCTGAAGTTGAAGATATCTCGAAATCCATGCTAACCAGTGCCGAAGACACGTCTTCAGAGATTGTGGCACCATCACCTATTTGGAAATCAAGGTACTTGTTCACATCCCtttctgtttctttatttttccttttggtttgCTGGATTTCTCTCTTATTGTTGCTCCTCAAACCACTATTGTGTCTGTTCATCAAAAAGGGTTTTGGTTAGATCAAGAAACTGTTATGCCTTTTAGTTCCCTTATATGCCATGAGTGCAAAGGCCCTTTGCTTTAACCCAATCCTAGTAGTTCCATCGGCCTTTACAGCTACTTGTGTTGCCATAGTCAAGTAACAAAGATCTGTCTATTTTGCATCAATGGAGGAATTAATCTAGTTACGGCCTCTGCTTACCTCTTCCTGTTGTTTAGTATCAAcacttttcttcctctccccAGGTTTGATCCTTCTTTGAGCCAGGAAGAGCGGGATAAAAGAATGAGACAAGCTATTGGGAGAGCAGGCTTTATGCGGGATATGCTTTTCTCAACTCTCTTAGAGGACTAATGAAAGCAGTAAGTTACTACCAAAATGATgctaaaatgaataaattaacaGACGTTGAATTGATTCTTATGGCTTTATTTGTCATCGACCCAATATGAAACTCTTTGAGATCAAACACTCTTTGAGTATGGTTGATGATAATATCCTTCATTATAACCAGTGAATAAATTCCATGGAATATAAAGTCTGTTTATTTATTGTGGTTGTGCTGCAAGAAGAATTTGAATGTAAAAATTTCAGAATAATGAACGACAAGAGGGGAGCATTATTATGCTCATTGGCGCTCGAAGGTCGGCCGAGCAGTACCAGCACAGCCAGACTATACAACGCCATACAAGGAGAAAAATTTGGATGGTCAACAACACAAACGTAAGAATCTCCAATTGGATGGCAACTACTGAGGATAGGCCTAGTGCTAGTTCGAAGGAAATTACAAATGCTGTTCTTTTAAAACCTTCTCCTTTCATTGTGACACAACTATGTTGATGACCTatcattttgaatttattatagCGTGATGATGAATTGGATGTTGGTGTTATAGTTGAGATCAAAAGATGCCAATGTTCATGGAAGGGAACATTACACACATGACAGTTACTGCCTTTTGtgattttcaattcatttcagTTCAACAGTCGATGTCGATGGGTGTGTGTGTTCATGTCCCAATTATACGTCGGTACATACAAATATCTTTGAAAAATCCTAGAAATTACAGAATTCTCAAGAATTATTTGGTTTACAAGTTTATCCCAGGTCTTTAGCTAACAATGTGTTATAAAGACC includes these proteins:
- the LOC111803626 gene encoding protein DEHYDRATION-INDUCED 19 homolog 4-like — encoded protein: MDSDFWTSRLAAAKRQYMLQQQHHHHHHQTSNLDLLGIDDLEMDDDARPHFSCPFCYENFDVMSLCSHLEDEHSCETRVTVCPICSVKVMGDMLSHITLHHGHLFKLQRGCRLRKIAIPSSQALSLLSRDLREAHLQVLLGSSGYRTSTTNGANAAHDPFLSSLILNYPASEVEDISKSMLTSAEDTSSEIVAPSPIWKSRFDPSLSQEERDKRMRQAIGRAGFMRDMLFSTLLED